A genomic stretch from Juglans microcarpa x Juglans regia isolate MS1-56 chromosome 3S, Jm3101_v1.0, whole genome shotgun sequence includes:
- the LOC121258667 gene encoding uncharacterized protein LOC121258667 encodes MDGTIPTPDLANASYVSWLRCNNILLAWILNSVSKDIASNVFFMTSAKQVWDKLKERFAQPDEARIYHLQHKLSGIVQGHLSVSDYFTQLNAIWEELHSYRLLPCCTCGLCTCDALKNVGEVQQRDYVFKFLMGLNDSYDNVRGQIILLSPLPSLDKTFSLFLQEERQRQARNIDVPTSEPSTLLAYQNFSKKKEKIDLVCGHCGKMGHTKEKCYKLIGFPPTFKFTKSKFGNGFGKPATHSANEVARDQTVATGHASPSPSPSQLNLSQAQA; translated from the coding sequence ATGGATGGCACCATCCCCACTCCTGACCTTGCAAATGCTTCTTATGTATCTTGGTTACGATGTAACAATATCCTGCTTGCTTGGATTTTAAATTCAGTTTCCAAGGACATAGCCTCTAATGTGTTCTTCATGACTTCAGCTAAACAGGTATGGGATAAACTCAAAGAGCGTTTTGCACAGCCTGATGAGGCTAGGATATATCACCTTCAACACAAACTCAGTGGCATAGTTCAAGGGCATCTTTCTGTAAGTGACTACTTCACCCAACTTAATGCCATTTGGGAAGAGTTGCATAGCTATAGACTACTTCCTTGTTGCACTTGTGGTTTATGTACATGTGATGCATTAAAGAATGTTGGTGAAGTTCAACAAAGGGactatgttttcaaatttttaatgggTTTAAATGATAGTTATGATAATGTTAGAGGACAAATTATCTTGTTGAGCCCCTTGCCTTCTCTAGATAAaaccttttcactttttttacaAGAAGAGAGGCAAAGGCAAGCAAGAAACATAGATGTTCCTACCTCAGAACCATCTACCTTGCTTGcttatcaaaatttctcaaagaaaaaggagaaaatagaTTTGGTTTGTGGACATTGTGGAAAAATGGGACACACAAAGGAGAAATGCTACAAACTAATAGGATTTCCACCCACTTTCAAATTTACCAAATCTAAGTTTGGAAATGGTTTTGGAAAACCTGCTACTCACTCTGCGAACGAGGTTGCTCGTGATCAAACTGTCGCTACAGGCCATGCATCTCCTTCACCAAGTCCCTCTCAGCTAAACCTTTCTCAAGCACAAGCATAA